One genomic region from Thermodesulfobacteriota bacterium encodes:
- a CDS encoding OmpH family outer membrane protein, with product MKKMISMAVMALLVCSAQAFAADLKIGYADLQRALNECTAGIKAREDLQTEAKQKEEELNGKQEELKKLKDEMDEKGAVWNEDTRKAKEQEFREKSREFQKRFAQYGEEFNRKREETEKRIIEELRDVVEEVAKDKGYTFIFEATVGGILYAPPSADVTDAVIKAYDGKVK from the coding sequence ATGAAGAAGATGATTTCAATGGCGGTCATGGCGTTGCTGGTATGCTCGGCACAGGCCTTCGCCGCGGACCTGAAAATAGGCTATGCGGACCTCCAGAGGGCGCTTAACGAGTGCACGGCCGGGATAAAGGCAAGGGAAGACCTTCAGACGGAGGCCAAGCAGAAGGAAGAGGAGTTGAACGGGAAGCAGGAGGAGCTGAAGAAACTCAAGGACGAGATGGATGAGAAGGGCGCGGTATGGAACGAGGATACGCGCAAGGCCAAAGAGCAGGAGTTCAGGGAGAAGAGCAGGGAGTTCCAGAAGCGGTTCGCCCAGTACGGCGAGGAGTTCAACAGGAAACGGGAGGAGACGGAAAAGAGGATAATCGAGGAGCTGAGGGACGTGGTCGAGGAGGTGGCCAAGGATAAGGGGTATACCTTTATCTTCGAAGCCACCGTAGGCGGCATCCTCTATGCCCCCCCCAGTGCGGACGTGACGGACGCGGTAATAAAGGCGTACGACGGGAAGGTAAAGTAA
- the lpxK gene encoding tetraacyldisaccharide 4'-kinase, whose protein sequence is MEDGVREREKASVLERWMNEKDIGTAPHVALYLLSLVYGAAVKLRLFLYGTGLLKSEKLPCKVVSVGNITVGGSGKTPVTIYIASRLREKGMKVAILSRGYGRSSKGVKVVSDGERVLLGPEEAGDEPCLMAERLEGVPVIVGEERVRSGRLAIERFSPDVLLLDDGFQHIKIERDVNLLLLDSKRGFGNGFLVPRGVLREPVNAVARADIVMVKGDGPDNPPAAELKKPVIKFSYNPTGLVEVKSDTRTGVERLNGKRVLAVAGIAEPGSFLETLREAGAEVVGYLAYPDHHRYTPAEMKEIEDASQGADIVVTTGKDAVKLKPLCGAGISVW, encoded by the coding sequence ATGGAAGACGGCGTAAGAGAGAGGGAGAAAGCGTCCGTTCTTGAAAGGTGGATGAACGAGAAGGATATCGGCACGGCGCCCCATGTAGCCCTTTATCTCCTTTCTCTCGTCTACGGCGCGGCCGTGAAACTCAGGCTCTTTCTCTACGGCACCGGGTTGCTCAAAAGCGAAAAACTCCCCTGCAAGGTCGTATCCGTCGGTAACATTACCGTCGGCGGCAGCGGCAAGACGCCGGTTACCATATATATAGCCTCCCGGTTGCGCGAGAAAGGCATGAAGGTGGCGATACTCAGCAGGGGTTACGGGAGGAGCTCCAAAGGCGTGAAGGTCGTATCCGATGGAGAGCGGGTTTTGCTCGGCCCGGAAGAGGCGGGTGACGAGCCGTGCCTCATGGCGGAAAGGCTCGAGGGGGTGCCTGTAATAGTGGGAGAGGAGAGGGTCCGGAGCGGACGGCTTGCGATTGAAAGGTTCTCGCCCGACGTGCTGCTGCTCGACGACGGCTTCCAGCACATAAAGATCGAAAGGGACGTAAACCTTCTCCTTCTTGATTCGAAAAGAGGCTTTGGCAACGGCTTCTTGGTCCCAAGGGGTGTACTGAGAGAACCTGTCAATGCCGTGGCCAGAGCGGATATTGTAATGGTAAAGGGTGACGGGCCGGACAACCCCCCGGCAGCCGAACTGAAAAAGCCCGTAATAAAGTTCTCCTACAACCCCACCGGGCTCGTCGAGGTCAAGAGCGATACCCGAACGGGCGTAGAGCGCCTTAACGGAAAAAGAGTCCTTGCCGTGGCCGGCATAGCCGAGCCCGGCTCGTTCCTCGAAACGCTTCGCGAAGCGGGCGCCGAGGTCGTCGGATACCTTGCCTATCCGGACCACCACCGCTATACACCGGCGGAGATGAAGGAGATAGAGGACGCGTCTCAAGGGGCGGATATAGTCGTTACGACCGGGAAGGACGCGGTGAAGCTAAAACCTCTTTGCGGCGCGGGTATATCCGTATGG
- a CDS encoding lysophospholipid acyltransferase family protein, whose amino-acid sequence MKLKKILKSRIVIEALTFLGSLLIRFIAATMRFTHVNFDHLQKRLDEGGKIIVAFWHGRLLMMTYASPGHIATLLVSRHGDGELLARVLERFGMKCVRGSSTRGGAEGMMGLVRAAAEGEHLVITPDGPRGPVFEAKMGAVKLASMTGLPIMPWTFGASKKKPLRAGTGLSCPLLSREGSLSAATPFM is encoded by the coding sequence ATGAAGCTCAAGAAGATTTTGAAAAGCCGAATAGTCATAGAGGCCCTGACCTTCCTCGGCTCGCTCCTTATAAGGTTTATCGCCGCGACCATGCGGTTTACCCATGTGAACTTCGACCACCTGCAAAAAAGACTCGATGAGGGCGGGAAGATAATAGTGGCCTTCTGGCACGGCAGGCTCCTTATGATGACGTATGCGAGCCCAGGTCACATAGCGACCCTCCTCGTCAGCAGGCACGGGGACGGGGAGCTTTTAGCGAGGGTCCTCGAGAGGTTCGGGATGAAGTGCGTAAGGGGCTCGTCCACCCGGGGGGGGGCCGAAGGCATGATGGGACTGGTAAGGGCCGCCGCCGAAGGAGAGCACTTAGTCATAACTCCGGACGGCCCGAGGGGCCCCGTGTTCGAGGCCAAGATGGGCGCCGTAAAGCTAGCGTCCATGACCGGGCTGCCCATAATGCCCTGGACCTTCGGTGCTTCAAAAAAAAAACCTTTAAGAGCTGGGACGGGTTTATCCTGCCCGCTCCTTTCTCGAGAGGGGTCTTTATCTGCGGCGACCCCATTCATGTAA
- the fabZ gene encoding 3-hydroxyacyl-ACP dehydratase FabZ: MTDKTIDINEILGILPHRYPFLLIDKVVEFEENKRAKGIKNVTINEPFFLGHFPDHPIMPGVLIIEAMAQVGGILAFKSAGAQNKLVYFMGVDKARFRRPVMPGDTLEMTLEVKKVRGTIWSFKGEAYVGDKLVAGAELMATIVEREAGE; the protein is encoded by the coding sequence GTGACGGATAAAACGATAGACATAAACGAGATACTCGGCATCCTGCCCCACCGCTATCCCTTTCTTCTCATAGACAAGGTGGTGGAGTTCGAGGAGAACAAAAGGGCGAAGGGGATAAAGAACGTCACCATAAACGAGCCCTTTTTCCTCGGCCATTTCCCAGACCACCCGATAATGCCGGGGGTCCTCATAATAGAGGCCATGGCGCAGGTGGGCGGCATCCTCGCGTTCAAGTCGGCCGGAGCGCAGAACAAGCTCGTTTACTTCATGGGGGTGGACAAGGCGAGGTTCCGGCGTCCGGTCATGCCCGGCGACACCCTTGAAATGACACTCGAGGTAAAGAAGGTCAGGGGGACGATATGGTCCTTCAAGGGCGAGGCGTATGTGGGGGATAAACTCGTCGCCGGGGCGGAACTCATGGCGACCATAGTGGAGAGGGAAGCGGGGGAATGA
- the lpxD gene encoding UDP-3-O-(3-hydroxymyristoyl)glucosamine N-acyltransferase produces the protein MTVKKTLEELAVLVGGRVAGDGSVVITGAAGLEGAGPGDISFCASSKYARLLEATDAGAVIVRDGGAGDEGKGINLLLVENPMLAWTAILKELSPQPPPPPGVHPGAEVHPDAVFGRDVSIGANAFVDCGVRLGDGVVIMPGVYIGRDVRIGDGTVIYPNVSIREGTKIGKRVVIHCNSVIGGDGFGYVKVGSRHHKIPQVGIVRIGDDVEIGACVTVDRATTGETVIGRGTKIDNLVQFGHNVRIGEDAIIVAQVGIAGSTTVGNRVTLAGQAGVIDHIEIGDDTTVGAQSLVKNILPPKGVFTGYPALPHGEWLRAQSIFSKLPEMKKKLRELEKKVEALEGKGK, from the coding sequence ATGACCGTTAAGAAGACCCTTGAAGAGTTGGCCGTCCTTGTCGGAGGCCGCGTGGCCGGAGACGGCTCGGTAGTAATCACCGGGGCGGCCGGGCTTGAGGGGGCGGGCCCCGGAGACATAAGCTTCTGCGCGAGTTCCAAGTACGCCCGGCTTTTGGAGGCCACGGACGCCGGGGCCGTGATAGTCCGCGACGGCGGGGCGGGGGATGAAGGAAAAGGAATAAATCTGCTTCTGGTCGAAAATCCCATGCTGGCCTGGACGGCAATACTTAAAGAGTTGAGTCCTCAGCCTCCGCCGCCGCCGGGCGTCCACCCCGGGGCGGAGGTCCATCCGGACGCCGTTTTCGGCAGGGACGTGTCCATAGGCGCTAACGCCTTCGTGGACTGCGGCGTGAGGCTCGGCGACGGGGTCGTAATAATGCCCGGCGTTTACATAGGCAGGGACGTCCGGATAGGCGACGGGACCGTCATATACCCTAACGTGTCGATACGGGAGGGGACGAAGATAGGAAAGAGGGTCGTTATACACTGTAACTCGGTTATAGGCGGTGACGGCTTCGGCTATGTGAAGGTCGGCTCGAGACACCATAAGATCCCCCAGGTCGGTATCGTCAGGATCGGGGACGACGTGGAGATAGGGGCCTGCGTTACCGTGGACAGGGCCACCACCGGCGAGACGGTCATAGGCAGGGGTACCAAGATAGACAACCTCGTACAGTTCGGCCACAACGTCAGGATCGGGGAGGACGCCATCATAGTAGCCCAGGTGGGCATAGCGGGCAGTACCACGGTAGGCAACCGCGTCACGCTCGCCGGCCAGGCCGGCGTTATCGACCATATCGAGATAGGGGACGACACCACCGTAGGTGCGCAGTCGCTGGTTAAAAACATCCTGCCGCCCAAAGGGGTGTTCACGGGCTACCCGGCCCTCCCGCACGGGGAGTGGCTGCGGGCACAGAGCATATTTTCAAAGCTTCCCGAGATGAAGAAAAAACTCAGGGAGCTTGAAAAAAAGGTCGAGGCCCTGGAGGGTAAAGGCAAGTAG
- a CDS encoding Gfo/Idh/MocA family oxidoreductase, translating to MAGRKTRTKIRAGVVGTGYLGRFHAEKYAELEGVELVGVADLDLEKAREVAAKVSTEPFPSHKDLLDRVDAVSVVTPTETHHEIGMDFLSKGVDVLIEKPIAVTAEEAGALIEEAEKRGAVLQVGHLERFNSAVVALEGKLTAPMFIEAHRLSTFTTRALDVDVVLDLMIHDIDIILNLVDADVEAVEAVGIPVISDKVDIANARLKFTNGCVANVTASRVSNERLRRTRLFQPDAYIAIDYAAQHISISRRMKGEEGGPPAIVREELDIERKDSLMEEIKSFIECSAGKKAPLVSGRDGRRALEVAHRIQESVDSSMAVFRGYMKKASDVAGQ from the coding sequence ATGGCCGGAAGGAAAACCAGAACAAAAATAAGGGCGGGTGTGGTGGGGACCGGCTATCTGGGCCGCTTCCACGCCGAGAAGTACGCCGAGCTCGAGGGCGTGGAGCTGGTGGGCGTGGCCGACCTGGACCTGGAAAAAGCCCGGGAGGTGGCGGCGAAGGTCTCGACCGAACCGTTTCCCTCCCATAAGGACCTCCTGGACCGGGTGGACGCGGTAAGTGTCGTTACCCCCACGGAGACCCACCATGAAATAGGTATGGACTTTCTCTCGAAAGGGGTGGACGTCCTTATAGAAAAGCCCATAGCCGTTACCGCGGAAGAGGCCGGGGCCCTTATAGAAGAGGCGGAAAAGCGCGGGGCGGTACTCCAGGTCGGACACCTCGAGAGGTTCAACTCCGCGGTGGTGGCGCTCGAGGGCAAGCTCACCGCCCCCATGTTCATAGAGGCCCACAGGCTCTCCACCTTTACCACGAGGGCGCTGGACGTGGACGTGGTGCTCGACCTCATGATACACGACATCGATATCATACTGAACCTCGTGGACGCGGACGTCGAGGCCGTCGAGGCCGTGGGCATACCGGTTATCTCCGACAAGGTCGACATAGCCAACGCGAGACTGAAGTTCACGAACGGCTGCGTGGCAAACGTCACGGCGAGCCGGGTCTCCAACGAGAGGCTCCGGAGGACCAGGCTCTTTCAGCCGGACGCCTACATTGCCATCGACTACGCGGCCCAGCACATCTCCATCTCAAGGCGCATGAAGGGAGAGGAGGGAGGGCCGCCAGCGATAGTCCGCGAGGAGCTCGACATAGAGAGGAAGGACTCGCTAATGGAGGAGATAAAGTCCTTCATAGAGTGTTCCGCCGGGAAGAAGGCGCCGCTTGTCTCCGGCAGGGACGGACGGAGGGCGCTCGAAGTGGCACACCGGATACAGGAGTCGGTGGACAGCTCGATGGCCGTTTTTCGGGGCTATATGAAAAAGGCCTCCGATGTTGCCGGGCAATAA
- the msbA gene encoding lipid A export permease/ATP-binding protein MsbA, with translation MKMFMRLLEFVRPYWLTLVLAVVCMVVFAITNGAMAYLIGPAMKFLFSPDVPASRPLIPFDLFVIPREKMVMAIPLVIIAVAILRGLSAFGNTYYMSYVGQRVVTDLRKKFYEHTLTLPVDYFSSHPSGTLVSRLTADVNMLQRTTVNAVAVIFKQVLTVVALLSVVVYMDWELTLVALVAFPLALYPMRTLGKRMRRESKKGQITMGALTSLLYETITGVRVVKAFGTEEYEVDRFSRENERFTKYSLRTIRVRGMSNPLMEMIGAVGFALTIWYAAHRITSGTLAPESFISFFAAVLMLFRPLKALNGVHLSIQQGLAAASRVFEVMDTPGEFEARKGTEKITGLSEGVEFRGVSFSYGEEPVLKGVSLRVEKGEKVALVGASGEGKTTFVNLIPRFYDVTGGGIFIDGTDIRDIDLTSLRSQVAMVSQQVVLFNDTVRANIAYGDPERRMEDIRAAALAANAHDFISKLPDGYDTVIGEGGITLSGGQRQRVSIARAILTDVPILIMDEATSALDTESEVEVQKGLENLMEGRTSFVIAHRLSTVKNADRIIVFSGGSIVETGRHEELLALGGEYARVYNLQFGGQEKIA, from the coding sequence ATGAAGATGTTCATGAGGCTCCTGGAGTTCGTCCGTCCATACTGGTTGACCCTTGTCCTGGCGGTCGTGTGCATGGTGGTCTTCGCGATCACCAACGGGGCCATGGCCTACCTCATAGGACCGGCCATGAAGTTCCTCTTCTCCCCCGACGTCCCGGCCTCCCGGCCTTTAATCCCCTTCGACCTCTTTGTCATACCGAGGGAGAAGATGGTCATGGCCATCCCGCTTGTCATAATAGCCGTAGCTATTTTAAGGGGGTTGAGCGCTTTCGGCAACACCTACTATATGTCTTATGTCGGGCAGAGGGTGGTAACCGATTTGAGAAAAAAGTTCTACGAGCACACCCTGACCCTGCCGGTGGACTACTTCAGCTCCCACCCGTCAGGGACCCTCGTGTCCCGCCTTACGGCCGACGTGAACATGCTCCAGAGGACGACCGTAAACGCCGTAGCGGTCATCTTCAAGCAGGTACTGACGGTAGTCGCCCTTCTCTCCGTAGTAGTATATATGGACTGGGAACTGACCCTTGTAGCCCTTGTAGCCTTCCCCCTTGCCCTCTATCCCATGAGGACGCTCGGCAAGAGGATGAGGAGGGAGTCCAAAAAGGGACAGATTACGATGGGCGCCCTGACGTCGCTCCTCTACGAGACCATAACCGGCGTAAGGGTGGTCAAGGCGTTCGGCACCGAAGAGTATGAGGTGGACAGGTTCTCCCGTGAAAACGAGCGCTTTACGAAGTACAGTCTAAGGACCATACGGGTGCGTGGCATGTCGAACCCGCTTATGGAGATGATCGGCGCCGTGGGGTTCGCGCTCACTATATGGTACGCGGCGCACAGGATAACCAGCGGCACCCTGGCGCCGGAGTCCTTCATTTCTTTCTTTGCCGCCGTTCTTATGCTCTTCAGGCCTTTGAAGGCGCTTAACGGAGTGCACCTTTCCATACAGCAGGGGCTTGCCGCGGCCTCGCGCGTCTTCGAGGTAATGGACACGCCCGGCGAGTTTGAGGCGCGGAAGGGAACCGAGAAGATTACGGGGTTAAGCGAGGGGGTGGAATTCAGGGGGGTCTCTTTCAGCTACGGAGAGGAGCCGGTCCTTAAGGGCGTGAGCCTCAGGGTCGAGAAGGGCGAGAAGGTTGCGCTGGTGGGGGCCAGCGGGGAGGGAAAGACGACCTTCGTAAACCTCATACCGAGGTTTTACGACGTAACCGGGGGGGGCATCTTTATAGACGGTACGGACATAAGGGACATAGACCTTACCTCCTTGAGGTCGCAGGTAGCCATGGTCTCCCAGCAGGTAGTACTCTTTAACGATACCGTGAGGGCGAATATCGCCTACGGAGACCCGGAGAGGCGCATGGAGGATATCCGGGCCGCGGCGCTGGCGGCCAACGCCCACGACTTCATCTCGAAGCTCCCCGACGGCTACGACACCGTCATAGGCGAGGGTGGGATCACCCTCTCCGGCGGACAGAGACAGAGGGTCTCGATAGCGAGGGCCATACTCACCGACGTCCCCATACTCATAATGGACGAGGCCACCAGCGCGCTCGACACCGAGAGCGAGGTCGAGGTGCAGAAGGGGCTGGAGAACCTCATGGAGGGGCGCACGAGCTTCGTCATAGCCCACAGGCTCTCCACCGTTAAGAACGCGGACAGGATAATCGTATTCTCCGGCGGCTCTATCGTTGAGACGGGCCGGCACGAGGAGCTCCTCGCGCTCGGCGGCGAGTACGCACGAGTCTACAACCTGCAGTTCGGCGGGCAGGAGAAGATAGCATGA
- the lpxB gene encoding lipid-A-disaccharide synthase, which translates to MTGSILMISGEASGDLHGANLIKALKAAMPSLVVKGMGGKKMRAAGLEGLDSTPLAVVGIVEAVKKLPPIKKAFGYLKRLLKSERFDCVVLIDYPDFNLRFAALAKKSGVPVVYYISPQVWAWRKGRIGKIARLVDKMLVVLPFEAELYKDTGLDVEYVGHPLVDTVSCDMTKAEARGYLGLAEDSTVIALLPGSRVEEVELLLPPMAEAMGVVGAEPGFKFEVVLPVADSIDDAQLERLLSASPLPVKLLHGRTYETLRASDAAVVASGTATLEAALIKTPMVIVYKVSPVSALIIRTLIDIDLLGLPNIISGGKIVPELIQEEVTPPNIARELLGILKDPERRRTMEESLEAMRDKVDGHDAAGRAAMAVRKVMEGAP; encoded by the coding sequence ATGACCGGCAGCATACTGATGATAAGCGGAGAGGCCTCCGGGGACCTCCACGGCGCCAACCTCATAAAGGCCCTCAAGGCCGCAATGCCCTCGCTCGTGGTCAAGGGCATGGGCGGGAAGAAGATGAGGGCCGCGGGGCTCGAGGGGCTGGACTCCACACCCCTTGCCGTCGTGGGGATAGTCGAGGCCGTTAAAAAACTTCCCCCCATAAAAAAGGCGTTCGGATATCTCAAAAGGCTTCTGAAGAGCGAACGTTTCGACTGCGTGGTCCTCATAGACTACCCGGACTTCAACCTGCGTTTCGCCGCACTCGCGAAAAAAAGCGGGGTCCCGGTCGTATACTACATAAGCCCGCAGGTCTGGGCATGGCGCAAAGGAAGGATAGGAAAGATAGCGCGTCTCGTGGATAAGATGCTCGTGGTGCTCCCGTTCGAGGCGGAGCTTTATAAAGATACCGGGCTCGACGTCGAGTACGTGGGACATCCGCTCGTGGATACCGTCTCCTGCGACATGACGAAGGCCGAGGCGAGGGGCTATCTGGGTCTCGCCGAGGACAGTACCGTTATAGCGCTGCTTCCCGGCAGCAGGGTCGAGGAGGTGGAGCTCCTCCTCCCTCCCATGGCGGAGGCGATGGGTGTTGTCGGAGCGGAGCCGGGATTTAAGTTCGAGGTCGTACTCCCCGTAGCCGACTCCATAGACGACGCTCAGCTTGAACGGCTGCTTAGTGCAAGCCCTCTACCGGTAAAGCTCCTTCACGGCAGGACGTACGAGACCCTTAGGGCGTCCGACGCGGCCGTTGTCGCATCCGGCACCGCCACGCTCGAGGCCGCCCTCATTAAGACCCCCATGGTTATAGTCTACAAGGTTTCGCCTGTCTCGGCCCTTATAATCAGGACCCTTATAGATATCGACCTCCTGGGACTGCCGAACATAATCTCCGGCGGAAAGATCGTGCCGGAGCTGATTCAAGAGGAGGTGACTCCCCCGAACATAGCCAGGGAACTCCTCGGCATACTCAAAGACCCCGAGAGGCGCAGGACCATGGAGGAGTCTCTTGAAGCCATGAGGGATAAGGTGGACGGGCACGACGCGGCCGGCCGGGCGGCAATGGCCGTAAGGAAGGTGATGGAGGGCGCCCCATGA
- a CDS encoding 3-deoxy-D-manno-octulosonic acid transferase — MIHTFYDIVLHLAFILLIPYFIFRSISLGKYRSGTAERFGFIAPERLEALAGGGGRVVWFHAVSVGETKAVLPLVRLLKERHPELKVVFSTVTPTGNSVAEKEGEGLIDSLLYFPVDFSWVVRSVVRRINPAAFVVVEKEVWPNFVRALKERAVPIVVVNGTVSERSFRGYRRFHFLFKDAFASISRFCARTDEDGRRALELGVPPERMVVAGNIKFDMEAKGLGPADAAELKSSLGLRPDDRVVVAGSTHAGEEEIVLRAFKELREEFQGLKLVLAPRHPERFDEVESIVRGTGLAFSRRSAGGGERAGSGRPDVIILDTMGELGRVYGISTVAFVGGTLVEIGGHNLLEPALFGKPVVYGPHVNVYLQMAEMLERAGGVGASKRVSDGEGLKEALREILKDGALREKMGKAAAEAVEANRGATEKVFHIIEGFLEV; from the coding sequence ATGATCCATACCTTCTATGATATAGTCCTCCACCTGGCTTTTATCCTCCTCATCCCCTACTTTATCTTCAGAAGCATCTCTCTGGGAAAGTACCGTAGCGGCACGGCCGAGCGGTTCGGCTTCATCGCCCCGGAGAGGCTCGAAGCGCTTGCGGGGGGAGGGGGGAGGGTAGTATGGTTCCATGCGGTCTCCGTGGGGGAGACAAAGGCCGTGCTGCCGCTTGTGAGGCTCCTGAAGGAGCGGCACCCCGAGTTAAAGGTCGTCTTCTCGACCGTAACTCCGACGGGTAACAGCGTGGCCGAAAAAGAGGGAGAGGGGCTTATCGATTCCCTCTTATACTTCCCCGTGGACTTCTCCTGGGTGGTAAGGAGCGTTGTAAGGCGTATAAACCCCGCCGCGTTCGTCGTCGTGGAAAAAGAGGTCTGGCCCAACTTCGTGCGCGCGCTGAAGGAGAGGGCCGTTCCCATAGTGGTCGTGAACGGGACCGTATCGGAGAGGTCCTTCAGGGGATACCGTCGTTTCCACTTCCTCTTCAAGGATGCGTTTGCGAGTATCTCACGTTTCTGCGCCCGGACCGACGAGGACGGCCGGAGGGCGCTGGAACTCGGGGTGCCGCCGGAGAGGATGGTCGTGGCCGGGAACATAAAGTTCGATATGGAAGCGAAGGGGCTTGGTCCGGCGGACGCCGCAGAGTTGAAGAGCTCGCTCGGCCTCCGGCCGGACGACAGGGTGGTCGTTGCCGGAAGCACCCATGCCGGCGAGGAGGAGATAGTACTAAGGGCCTTCAAAGAGTTGAGGGAGGAGTTCCAGGGACTTAAACTCGTCCTGGCGCCCAGGCACCCCGAGAGGTTCGACGAGGTGGAGTCTATCGTCAGGGGGACCGGGCTTGCGTTCTCCAGGAGGAGTGCCGGGGGCGGAGAGAGGGCCGGGTCGGGCCGGCCGGACGTAATCATCCTCGACACGATGGGGGAGCTCGGCCGGGTCTACGGCATCTCGACCGTCGCCTTCGTCGGCGGGACGCTCGTCGAGATAGGGGGGCATAACCTGCTCGAGCCCGCGCTCTTCGGAAAGCCTGTCGTCTACGGCCCCCACGTAAACGTCTACCTGCAGATGGCGGAGATGCTCGAGCGGGCGGGGGGGGTGGGGGCCTCGAAGAGGGTGAGTGACGGGGAAGGGCTCAAAGAGGCGCTAAGAGAGATATTGAAGGACGGGGCATTGAGGGAGAAGATGGGAAAGGCCGCGGCCGAGGCGGTGGAGGCCAATAGAGGCGCTACCGAAAAGGTTTTCCACATTATAGAAGGGTTCCTAGAGGTATAA
- the lpxA gene encoding acyl-ACP--UDP-N-acetylglucosamine O-acyltransferase, which produces MTKPAAETKEVRVHPTALVHPSVEFDTGVAVGPYSVIGEGVRIGRDTWVGPHVVIEERTSIGKNCKVFQFTSIGAPPQDIGYKGEETETVIGDNNIIREFVTIHRGTARGKGKTVCGDDNLFMNYVHIAHDCEVGNDVIVANAATFAGHVTVEDHAIVGGLVPIHQYVRIGAYSMVGGASAVSKDVPPYVMAVGNRAHIFGLNAVGLRRQGFSRADIKEIKKWYNILFRSHLKMKEAVEKLKSEAGDSVHAKRFIEFIEKSTRGVMRERIKVRPEGEEG; this is translated from the coding sequence ATGACGAAACCGGCAGCTGAAACGAAGGAAGTCCGGGTACACCCTACGGCCCTGGTACACCCGAGCGTGGAGTTCGATACGGGCGTCGCGGTGGGGCCGTATTCGGTTATAGGCGAAGGGGTCCGGATAGGCAGGGACACATGGGTAGGCCCTCACGTGGTTATAGAGGAGAGGACCTCCATAGGAAAGAACTGTAAGGTTTTCCAGTTCACGTCCATAGGCGCCCCCCCCCAGGACATCGGCTACAAGGGCGAGGAGACCGAGACCGTCATAGGCGACAACAATATAATAAGGGAGTTCGTGACCATACACAGGGGTACCGCCAGGGGCAAAGGGAAGACCGTCTGCGGCGATGACAACCTCTTTATGAACTACGTGCACATAGCCCATGACTGTGAGGTAGGCAATGACGTGATAGTGGCCAATGCCGCCACGTTCGCCGGCCACGTGACGGTGGAGGACCACGCCATAGTGGGGGGGCTCGTGCCCATACACCAGTATGTGCGTATAGGGGCGTACTCTATGGTCGGGGGGGCCTCGGCCGTAAGTAAAGACGTCCCCCCATACGTTATGGCGGTCGGCAACAGGGCCCATATCTTCGGGCTCAACGCGGTCGGGTTGAGGAGACAGGGCTTTTCAAGGGCCGACATCAAGGAGATAAAGAAGTGGTACAATATCCTCTTCCGCTCCCATCTGAAAATGAAGGAGGCCGTCGAGAAACTCAAGTCCGAGGCCGGCGATTCGGTCCACGCGAAGAGGTTTATCGAGTTCATTGAGAAGTCCACGCGGGGGGTGATGAGGGAGAGGATAAAGGTTCGGCCCGAGGGAGAGGAAGGCTAA